In Oncorhynchus keta strain PuntledgeMale-10-30-2019 chromosome 19, Oket_V2, whole genome shotgun sequence, a single genomic region encodes these proteins:
- the LOC118398260 gene encoding adenylyl cyclase-associated protein 1-like has translation MAELASLVQRLEVAVGRLEAVSGDGGGSAGGSGVVAAYVEAYDAIITGSVGQYMTLSQQIGGDVQKHADMMKQAFSCQRQLLVTSSCSQKPSDASLTALLAPVSKVIQQVQTFREQNRSSPLFNHLSAVSESVPALGWVAMAPKPGPYVKEMQDAAQFYTNRVLKDYKEKDQKHVDWVKAYLSIWTELQNYVKQHHTTGLAWSKTGPVASASAAPPPCAGPPPPGPPPPPMASSGGSGDQGPDNRNALFASLNKGADVTKGLKHVPKDQMTHKNPNLRTQTGPVRTGPKPFTTSKPAVTAAAASSRKLPPVLELDGKKWKVENQEGVQGLVISDTELKQVVYAFKCNNSTLQIKGKINSITLDNCKKLGLVFDDVVGIIEVINCRDVKVQVLGKVPTISINKTDGCHVYLSKDSLECEIVSAKSSEMNVLVPGKDGDYTEIPVPEQFKTVWDGKKLVTTCTEIAG, from the exons ATGGCAGAGTTGGCAAGTCTGGTGCAGCGGCTGGAGGTGGCTGTGGGTCGTCTGGAAGCCGTGTCGGGCGATGGAGGTGGCTCTGCTGGTGGCTCTGGAG TTGTGGCAGCGTACGTGGAGGCCTATGATGCCATCATCACCGGATCTGTTGGCCAGTACATGACCCTCAGCCAGCAGATAGGGGGTGACGTCCAGAAGCAT GCGGACATGATGAAGCAGGCGTTCTCCTGTCAGAGACAGCTCCTGGTCACCTCCTCCTGCTCCCAGAAACCCTCTGAT GCATCCTTGACTGCTCTCCTGGCCCCCGTCTCCAAAGTGATCCAGCAGGTGCAGACGTTCCGCGAGCAGAACCGCTCCTCGCCCCTCTTCAACCACCTCTCGGCCGTCAGCGAGAGCGTGCCTGCCCTCGGCTGGGTCGCcatg GCTCCTAAACCAGGTCCCTATGTGAAGGAGATGCAGGATGCTGCCCAGTTCTACACCAACCGGGTTCTCAAGGACTACAAGGAGAA GGACCAGAAGCATGTGGACTGGGTGAAGGCCTACTTGTCTATCTGGACTGAGCTGCAGAACTACGTCAAACAGCACCACACCACCGGACTGGCCTGGAGCAAGACT GGTCCAGTAGCCTCTGCCTCTGCAGCTCCTCCTCCCTGTGCCGGTCCTCCTCCCCCCggacctcctccccctcccatgGCGTCGTCTGGTGGCAGCggagaccagggaccagacaacCGAAACGCACTCTTCGCTTCCCTCAACAAGGGAGCTGACGTCACCAAGG GCCTGAAGCACGTGCCCAAAGACCAGATGACTCACAAGAACCCCAACCTGAGGACTCAGACCGGCCCGGTGCGCACAGGGCCCAAGCCCTTCACTACCTCCAAGCCGGCTGTCACCGCCGCCGCCGCCTCCTCTCGCAAGCTGCCCCCCGTTTTGGAGCTTGACGGCAAAAAGTGGAAAGTG GAGAACCAGGAGGGTGTCCAGGGCCTGGTGATCAGTGACACAGAGCTCAAGCAAGTGGTGTACGCCTTCAAGTGTAACAACAGCACCCTGCAGATCAAGGGCAAGATAAACTCCATCACTTTAG ACAACTGTAAGAAACTGGGCCTGGTCTTTGACGATGTTGTGGGCATTATCGAGGTTATCAACTGCAGGGACGTCAAGGTCCAG GTCTTGGGCAAGGTGCCCACCATCTCCATCAACAAGACTGACGGTTGCCATGTGTACTTGAGCAAAGATTCGCTGGAGTGTGAGATCGTCAGCGCCAAGAGCTCAGAGATGAACGTGCTGGTACCTGGTAAAGATGGAGACTAT